From a single Gaiellales bacterium genomic region:
- the coxB gene encoding cytochrome c oxidase subunit II produces MSAFAKVGICTLVAGAIGAVLAAWWLPDWLPPAAGVEAHRQDTLYLWLLAVSSIIFFIVVGFLGYSMWKFRARPGDMSDGAPIHGHTGLEIIWTVIPIIIVLGFAVAATIVLNRNESLKRGHMVVNVTGKQFDWAFTFPKRGHLHTNILALPLGRQVEFRLHAPPTDVIHSFKIPALRVGEDVVPGTPTTLVATPTRLGTYIIVCAELCGIGHSQMRNILVVMKPADWNRWIAKQKQLAKAPPPSQSGGTTDAAATFTSAGCSGCHTFKPAGSTGTVGPDLDDLTASAAKYGKGETPAQYVRESIVDPGKVVVSGYQNGIMPSTFGTSLTSAQITALVSYLLKGGG; encoded by the coding sequence GTGTCGGCGTTTGCAAAAGTCGGGATCTGCACGCTGGTCGCGGGCGCGATCGGCGCTGTCCTCGCAGCATGGTGGCTTCCCGACTGGCTCCCCCCCGCGGCCGGTGTCGAGGCGCATCGCCAGGACACCCTCTACCTGTGGCTGCTGGCGGTCAGCTCCATCATCTTCTTCATCGTCGTCGGCTTTCTCGGCTACTCGATGTGGAAGTTCCGGGCCAGGCCCGGCGACATGTCCGACGGCGCGCCGATCCACGGCCACACCGGCCTCGAGATCATCTGGACCGTCATCCCGATCATCATCGTGCTGGGGTTCGCGGTCGCGGCCACGATCGTGCTCAACCGCAACGAATCGCTGAAGCGCGGCCACATGGTCGTCAACGTGACCGGCAAGCAGTTCGACTGGGCCTTCACCTTCCCGAAGCGCGGCCACCTGCACACGAACATCCTCGCGCTGCCGCTCGGCCGCCAGGTCGAGTTCCGGCTGCACGCGCCGCCGACGGACGTGATCCACAGCTTCAAGATCCCGGCGCTGCGCGTCGGCGAAGACGTCGTCCCGGGCACGCCGACGACCCTCGTCGCCACCCCGACCCGCCTTGGCACCTACATCATCGTCTGCGCCGAGCTGTGCGGCATCGGCCACAGCCAGATGCGCAACATCCTCGTCGTCATGAAGCCCGCCGACTGGAACCGGTGGATCGCCAAGCAGAAGCAGCTCGCCAAGGCGCCGCCGCCGAGCCAGTCCGGCGGGACGACCGATGCGGCCGCCACGTTCACGTCGGCCGGCTGCAGCGGCTGCCACACCTTCAAGCCCGCCGGCTCCACCGGAACCGTCGGCCCCGACCTCGACGACCTGACGGCCTCGGCCGCCAAGTACGGGAAGGGCGAGACGCCCGCCCAGTACGTCCGCGAGTCGATCGTCGACCCCGGTAAGGTGGTCGTCAGCGGGTACCAGAACGGCATCATGCCCTCCACGTTCGGCACCTCCCTGACATCCGCGCAGATCACCGCGCTCGTGTCCTATCTCCTGAAAGGCGGCGGCTGA